One Vespula pensylvanica isolate Volc-1 chromosome 3, ASM1446617v1, whole genome shotgun sequence DNA window includes the following coding sequences:
- the LOC122627981 gene encoding F-box only protein 9, which translates to MSNVGGTSNDSDDGGDDQEASSFLKDQNVEDALTSFREQWQRELEISPKRDISKTHSTRSVSTEVSKDDSQSIENKAKNLFLKGVEHEQSGKLYEAIQFYKRAVQLVPDIEFRLYESTKIKSRERFESDDNLGSIDNDTHNADDNDKDEEEDAEDESDLSVKLSRIVNRNQCVCFRKFEQSTTHISALPMEIILYILRWVVSSELDLRSLEMFSRVCRGFYISARDPEIWRLACIKVWGVNCGTYEPKYQSWRDMYVQRPRLRYNGCYISKTSYIRHGENSFQDQFYKHWHLVEYFRYLRFFPEGRVLMLTSTDEAQTSVNSLKNRIPRNSSVLIGHYRLCDNFVTLVLKRQDTKGNNNTCRRRRQRETVHDSGEQTFHVEFEIQNHHRRINSQLSWLRYNIFTRYRNGQEPCVNTMNLSGRYPPFRFSRVKSYTQESEAPLQ; encoded by the exons AGTAACGTTGGTGGTACGAGTAATGATTCGGATGACGGTGGAGATGATCAAGAagcatcttcttttttaaaggatCAAAATGTTGAAGATGCATTAACATCATTCAGAGAGCAGTGGCAACGTGAACTGGAAATATCACCGAAACGAGATATATCTAAAACACATTCTACTCGGTCTGTCAGTACAGAAGTATCTAAGGATGATTCACAATCTATTGAAAACAAA gcAAAGAATTTGTTCCTTAAAGGTGTAGAACACGAACAAAGCGGGAAGTTGTATGAAgcaattcaattttataagcGTGCCGTACAATTAGTCCCTGACATTGAATTTCGTTTGTATGaatcaacaaaaataaaatcacgaGAAAGATTTGAATCGGATGATAATCTTGGAAGTATTGATAATGATACACATAATGCGGATGACAATgacaaagacgaagaagaagatgctGAAGATGAAAGCGATCTATCTGTTAAACTATCGAGAATTGTCAACCGCAATCAATGTGTTTGCTTTCGAAAATTTGAACAAAGT acaACACATATATCTGCTTTACCAATGGAAATAATACTTTACATTTTGCGATGGGTCGTTTCTTCAGAACTTGATTTGAGATCACTTGAAATGTTCTCTAGAGTATGCCGCGGATTTTATATATCTGCAAGAGACCCAGAAATATGGAGACTTGCTTGTATcaa gGTATGGGGTGTAAATTGTGGAACTTATGAACCAAAATATCAATCATGGAGGGACATGTACGTACAACGGCCTAGATTAAGATATAATGGATGTTACATCAGTAAAACAAGTTACATTCGCCATGGAGAAAACAGTTTTCaagatcaattttataaacattggCATTTGGTTGAATACTTCAGGTACCTGAG ATTTTTTCCCGAAGGAAGAGTCCTTATGCTGACATCTACAGATGAAGCACAAACCTCTGTTAATAGTTTAAAAAATCGTATCCCACGAAATTCTTCAGTATTGATAGGACACTACAGATTATGCGATAATTTCGTTACATTGGTACTCAAAAGACAGGATactaaaggaaataataatacgtgtCGTAGaaggagacaaagagagacagtaCATGATAGCGGAGAACAAACATTTCATGtt gAGTTTGAAATTCAAAATCACCATAGAAGGATTAATTCACAACTATCATGgctaagatataatatatttactagATATAGAAATGGGCAGGAACCATGCGTAAACACTATGAATCTTAGCGGACGATACCCACCATTCAGGTTTAGCAGAGTTAAGAGTTATACTCAGGAAAGTGAGGCCCCATTGCAGTGA